In one Nitrosarchaeum sp. genomic region, the following are encoded:
- a CDS encoding 2-isopropylmalate synthase, producing MKKYKKYITKGINEPLSKIPFHQKTSIKRISMLSQKIIPESKIHTAVHFVNVSDKKISKYSCLHKHDVDEVNLILSHDDKLVYEIQLDDEIYKVSSPTTIFIPKGVNHRADAISGKGIFVCLILSNKYKTS from the coding sequence ATGAAGAAATATAAAAAATACATTACAAAGGGAATTAATGAACCATTATCAAAAATTCCGTTCCATCAAAAAACATCTATTAAACGTATTTCTATGTTGAGTCAAAAAATTATCCCTGAATCCAAAATTCATACTGCAGTTCATTTTGTTAATGTATCTGATAAAAAAATATCAAAATACAGTTGTTTGCATAAGCATGATGTGGATGAAGTAAATTTGATCCTTTCACATGATGATAAACTAGTTTATGAAATTCAATTAGATGATGAAATCTATAAGGTTAGCTCCCCTACAACAATCTTTATCCCAAAAGGCGTGAATCATAGGGCTGATGCTATCTCTGGAAAAGGAATTTTCGTTTGTTTGATATTATCTAACAAATACAAAACATCATAA
- a CDS encoding class I SAM-dependent methyltransferase: protein MSKFFTNTAGSYDKIVRYATFGKDLLWKRHILNKIHGNSILDLACGTGILTRMIAQKFQDATIVGVDITPSYLDVAKSNSKSFKNILFLHQDAEVLKIEQKFDSIVSSYIPKYCDAQTLIKKCILHLNPNGVIILHDFTYPKNIFIRYLWNSYFVLLHFIGYFIPTWHDAFVELPKLIRSSNWLGDYVSVMKKYGLDVDIEYMTLNSCAVIIGQKLNS, encoded by the coding sequence GTGTCAAAATTTTTTACAAATACGGCTGGTTCATATGATAAAATTGTTAGATATGCAACATTTGGTAAAGATCTACTCTGGAAAAGACATATTCTTAATAAAATTCATGGGAACTCTATCTTAGATTTGGCATGTGGTACTGGAATATTGACTAGAATGATAGCACAAAAATTTCAAGATGCCACTATAGTAGGGGTTGACATTACTCCTAGTTATCTTGATGTTGCAAAATCCAATTCTAAATCATTTAAAAATATTCTATTTCTTCATCAAGATGCAGAAGTCCTCAAAATTGAACAAAAATTTGATTCAATTGTGTCGTCTTACATTCCAAAATATTGTGATGCACAAACATTAATCAAAAAATGCATTTTACACTTAAATCCAAACGGAGTAATAATCTTACATGATTTCACATATCCTAAAAATATTTTCATTCGTTATTTATGGAATAGTTATTTTGTTTTATTACATTTTATTGGATATTTCATCCCAACTTGGCATGATGCATTTGTTGAACTTCCAAAACTAATTCGTTCAAGTAATTGGCTTGGCGATTATGTTTCTGTTATGAAAAAGTATGGTTTAGATGTAGATATTGAATACATGACGCTCAATTCATGTGCAGTGATAATAGGACAAAAATTAAACTCGTAA
- a CDS encoding Hsp20/alpha crystallin family protein, with protein sequence MAKSKKPAKTSSRTTLTSNWFDINKSIDNLRQEMEKAFLSFPSISMPKMNHTSCDIIDEGNQFRVKMDTPGIQKNEIKLNVTENSIEVTGEHKEEEEKKKNYLRKERHSMSYYQTIPLSEKIVPNKVKTKLTDGVLDIVLPKSKPTPTPKKKAVNVQ encoded by the coding sequence ATGGCGAAATCAAAAAAACCTGCCAAAACAAGTTCCAGAACAACTCTAACATCAAATTGGTTTGACATTAACAAGTCAATTGATAACCTAAGACAGGAAATGGAAAAAGCGTTTTTGTCATTCCCCTCAATATCCATGCCAAAAATGAACCATACCTCTTGCGATATCATTGATGAAGGAAATCAATTCAGAGTAAAAATGGACACTCCTGGAATTCAAAAAAATGAGATAAAGCTCAATGTAACTGAAAACTCAATTGAGGTTACCGGAGAACATAAAGAAGAAGAAGAAAAGAAAAAGAACTATCTAAGAAAAGAAAGACACAGCATGTCATACTATCAAACAATTCCTCTCTCGGAGAAGATAGTTCCAAACAAAGTAAAAACAAAACTAACAGATGGAGTGTTAGACATAGTATTGCCAAAAAGTAAACCAACACCCACACCAAAGAAAAAAGCTGTAAACGTACAGTAG
- a CDS encoding 3-hydroxyacyl-CoA dehydrogenase family protein, with protein sequence MNLKNITVLGSGIMGHGIAQVSATAGYNVVLRDIEQGFLDKAMEKIKWSLDKLATKGKITQQEADAIYSRITPVVNLADAVKNAQLVIEVVPEIMDLKKKVYAELDSVADKDVIFASNTSTLPITEIANTTSRPDKFIGIHFFNPPQLMKLVEVIPGEKTSHDIVDLTLEYVKSVKKESVICRRDVPGFIINRLFIPMVHEACYMMDRTGATMTEIDSAVKFKLGFPMGIFELADFTGMDVIHKATTEMYLRDKKVILPHPTIEKMFDAKKLGQKSGEGFYKYSDDKYERVALSEEMAQKCNPIQLVANILNNAAWLVSNKASDIEEIEKAAFLGLGLKKPLFETAKEIGIKNIVNELKQLATKHGKFYEPDPLLIAMQ encoded by the coding sequence ATGAATCTCAAAAACATCACAGTATTAGGTTCTGGAATTATGGGTCATGGTATTGCACAAGTTTCAGCTACTGCAGGATACAACGTAGTTCTAAGAGATATCGAACAGGGATTTTTAGATAAAGCAATGGAGAAGATCAAATGGAGTTTAGACAAATTAGCAACTAAAGGAAAAATAACACAACAAGAGGCAGATGCTATTTATTCAAGAATAACACCGGTTGTAAATCTTGCAGATGCTGTAAAAAATGCACAATTAGTTATCGAGGTAGTTCCAGAAATTATGGATTTAAAGAAAAAAGTCTATGCAGAACTAGATTCAGTTGCAGACAAAGATGTAATATTTGCATCAAATACAAGCACTTTACCAATTACAGAAATCGCAAACACGACATCGCGTCCAGACAAATTCATCGGAATTCATTTTTTTAATCCACCTCAATTAATGAAATTAGTAGAAGTGATTCCAGGTGAAAAAACATCACATGACATAGTTGATTTAACTTTAGAATATGTAAAATCTGTAAAAAAAGAATCGGTAATTTGCAGACGAGATGTTCCAGGTTTTATTATCAATAGATTATTCATTCCAATGGTTCATGAAGCATGTTACATGATGGACAGAACCGGAGCAACAATGACTGAAATTGATTCGGCGGTAAAATTTAAGCTTGGTTTTCCAATGGGGATTTTTGAGCTAGCTGACTTTACTGGAATGGATGTAATACACAAGGCAACTACAGAGATGTATCTTAGAGATAAAAAAGTGATTTTACCACATCCGACAATTGAAAAAATGTTTGATGCAAAAAAACTTGGTCAAAAATCAGGGGAAGGATTTTACAAATACTCGGACGATAAATATGAACGTGTTGCATTATCTGAAGAGATGGCACAAAAATGCAATCCAATTCAACTTGTTGCAAATATTTTAAACAATGCAGCTTGGCTTGTTTCTAACAAAGCAAGTGATATTGAAGAAATTGAAAAAGCTGCATTTCTTGGATTAGGATTAAAAAAACCACTCTTTGAGACAGCAAAAGAAATAGGAATTAAAAACATTGTAAATGAATTAAAACAGTTAGCAACAAAACACGGTAAATTTTACGAGCCAGATCCGTTGCTAATTGCTATGCAATAA
- a CDS encoding TIGR00725 family protein: MIKKTQILVIGHNDNGCTPAHEKIAYEIGCEVAKSNCVLMTGGLGGVMKAAAKGSHDSNGLTVGIIPQDDPSYANEFCDIVIPSGMGLTRDFLTALSADGIIIVGGGSGTLSEICAAYMHKKPMVAIRNTGGAADKFIDGYVDHRKNVKIIGVDTAKDAVKKVLELLHSN, translated from the coding sequence TTGATAAAGAAAACCCAGATTTTGGTAATTGGTCATAATGATAATGGCTGTACTCCCGCACATGAAAAAATTGCATATGAAATTGGGTGTGAAGTAGCAAAATCTAATTGTGTTTTAATGACTGGTGGATTGGGCGGTGTGATGAAAGCAGCAGCTAAGGGTTCTCATGACTCCAATGGTCTAACTGTTGGAATAATTCCTCAAGATGATCCGTCCTATGCAAATGAATTTTGTGACATTGTGATTCCAAGTGGTATGGGGCTTACAAGAGATTTTCTAACTGCGTTATCTGCTGATGGAATAATAATAGTCGGTGGAGGCTCTGGAACATTATCTGAGATTTGCGCCGCATATATGCACAAAAAACCTATGGTTGCAATCAGAAATACAGGTGGGGCTGCAGATAAATTCATTGACGGATATGTTGATCATAGAAAAAACGTCAAAATTATTGGTGTTGACACTGCAAAAGATGCTGTAAAGAAAGTTCTTGAATTATTGCATAGCAATTAG
- a CDS encoding C2H2-type zinc finger protein: protein MGFFKKFACDICNRKFSHQEELMNHKQIVHGKDLQYDCKECKKYFSNMEDMRTHLQREHSYKKDR from the coding sequence ATGGGGTTTTTTAAGAAATTTGCATGCGATATTTGTAATAGAAAATTTTCTCATCAAGAAGAATTGATGAATCATAAGCAGATTGTACATGGAAAAGATCTACAATACGATTGTAAAGAATGTAAAAAATATTTTTCAAATATGGAAGATATGAGAACTCATTTACAAAGAGAACATAGTTACAAAAAAGACAGATAA
- a CDS encoding RNA polymerase Rbp10 has product MINMAEENFETVEETPIETFDVIYSCLRCGTNVSNTELSRLPEIKCICGFRVFTKVRPPVVKTVKAI; this is encoded by the coding sequence ATGATAAATATGGCCGAAGAAAATTTTGAAACAGTTGAAGAAACTCCTATTGAAACATTTGATGTAATCTATTCATGTCTACGATGTGGAACTAACGTCTCAAATACAGAGCTATCTAGATTACCTGAAATAAAATGCATTTGTGGATTTAGAGTATTTACTAAGGTAAGACCGCCTGTAGTAAAAACAGTAAAGGCAATTTAA
- the rpsJ gene encoding 30S ribosomal protein S10: protein MTQTARVKLTSISLPKLDGVCNEIMGIGKKTGVKVKGPTPLPVKKLHVATRKSPCGSGTETYEKWEMKMHRRIININADDKAIRQLMRLKIPDDVYIELSLT, encoded by the coding sequence ATGACTCAAACTGCTCGTGTCAAATTAACAAGCATAAGTCTTCCTAAACTTGATGGTGTTTGTAATGAGATCATGGGTATTGGTAAAAAGACCGGTGTTAAAGTTAAAGGTCCAACTCCGCTTCCTGTTAAAAAATTACATGTTGCAACAAGAAAATCCCCATGTGGCAGCGGAACTGAGACATATGAAAAATGGGAGATGAAAATGCATCGAAGAATAATTAACATTAATGCCGATGATAAAGCAATACGACAATTAATGAGACTGAAAATCCCTGATGATGTTTACATTGAATTATCTCTGACTTAA
- the tuf gene encoding translation elongation factor EF-1 subunit alpha has translation MAVKPHLNLIVTGHIDNGKSTTMGHFLMDLGVVDDRTIAAHAAESEKTGKGDTFKYAWVMDNIKDERERGITIDLAFQKFETPKYFFTLIDAPGHRDFIKNMITGASEADAAILVLSAKEGETDTAIAAGGQAREHAFLLKTLGVGQIIVAINKMDAVEYKEVAYKAAKEKGEKLVRSVGYKLENVPFIPVSGWKGDNLVKKSENMPWYTGKTLIQAFDDFTVAEKPIGKPLRVPIQDVYTITGVGTVPVGRVETGIMKAGQKIIVMPSGALGEIKSIETHHTEMPTAEAGDNIGFNLRGIEKKDIKRGDVLGTPDAPPKVAKEFKAQIIVIHHPTAIAPGYTPVMHCHTSQVAATVTEFLQRINPATGAVEEENPKFLKVGDAAIVKIRPVRPTCIETFQEFPEMGRFALRDMGATIAAGIVKEITEEYKP, from the coding sequence ATGGCAGTTAAACCACACTTGAACCTGATTGTTACAGGTCATATTGATAATGGAAAATCAACAACTATGGGTCATTTCTTAATGGATCTCGGTGTTGTAGATGATAGAACTATTGCAGCACACGCAGCCGAATCCGAGAAGACCGGAAAAGGTGATACTTTCAAGTACGCTTGGGTTATGGATAATATTAAAGATGAAAGAGAAAGAGGAATTACAATTGATCTTGCTTTCCAAAAATTTGAGACACCAAAATACTTCTTTACATTAATTGATGCACCTGGTCACAGGGACTTTATCAAAAACATGATTACTGGTGCTTCTGAAGCAGATGCTGCTATTCTAGTACTTTCTGCAAAAGAAGGTGAAACTGATACTGCAATTGCTGCAGGCGGTCAAGCAAGAGAACATGCATTTTTGCTTAAAACACTAGGTGTGGGCCAAATCATTGTTGCAATTAACAAAATGGATGCAGTCGAATACAAAGAGGTAGCATACAAAGCAGCAAAAGAAAAAGGCGAAAAACTAGTCAGATCTGTCGGTTATAAATTAGAAAATGTACCATTCATTCCAGTTTCTGGATGGAAGGGCGATAACTTGGTTAAAAAATCTGAAAACATGCCATGGTATACTGGAAAGACACTCATTCAAGCATTTGATGACTTTACAGTAGCTGAAAAACCAATTGGTAAACCACTACGTGTTCCAATTCAAGACGTCTACACAATTACTGGTGTAGGTACTGTACCTGTAGGTAGAGTTGAAACTGGTATCATGAAAGCAGGACAAAAAATTATTGTAATGCCTTCTGGTGCACTTGGTGAAATCAAATCAATTGAAACTCACCATACTGAAATGCCAACTGCAGAAGCAGGTGACAACATTGGATTCAACCTCAGAGGTATTGAAAAGAAAGATATCAAAAGAGGGGATGTACTTGGAACTCCTGATGCACCACCAAAGGTTGCAAAAGAATTCAAAGCACAAATTATTGTTATTCATCACCCAACTGCAATTGCACCTGGTTACACTCCAGTAATGCACTGTCACACTTCACAAGTAGCAGCAACTGTAACTGAATTCTTACAAAGAATTAATCCAGCTACAGGAGCAGTTGAAGAAGAAAATCCAAAGTTCCTTAAAGTTGGTGATGCAGCAATTGTAAAAATTAGACCTGTAAGACCAACTTGCATAGAAACTTTCCAAGAATTTCCTGAAATGGGTAGATTTGCACTACGAGACATGGGTGCAACTATTGCAGCAGGAATTGTTAAGGAAATTACTGAAGAGTACAAACCATAG
- the fbp gene encoding fructose-1,6-bisphosphate aldolase/phosphatase: protein MKITVSVIKADVGGIGGHTRPSDALIEAVRKTVKNSGDLLIDHYIGYCGDDVHIVMSHKHGIDNDKIHKLAWDAFMAGTQVAKQEGLYGAGQDLLKDSFSGNVKGMGPGVAEMEFEERPNEAFTVFAADKTEPGAFNYPIYRMFVDSLSNTGLIVNKSLASGVIINVMDVEEGKIAKLSLWEDKPTIEAALMYPGRYVVSTVTTKQGEPILAASTDRLHNIAGTYVGKDDPILLIRTQKNFPATEEVGSVFNNPHYVAGNTRGSHNMPLMPVKLNSAASINFCIPIVEALVFSMHDGKFTGPFDGFSTPDWDYVREIATKKALAMRSQGFIHPATLVPSELEYAEGYRARMDILETKMVPIDDTISKSEKKENYEDPD, encoded by the coding sequence ATGAAAATTACAGTTTCAGTTATCAAAGCTGATGTAGGAGGAATCGGCGGACATACTAGACCAAGTGATGCACTAATAGAAGCAGTTAGAAAAACTGTCAAAAATTCTGGAGATTTACTAATTGACCACTATATTGGATATTGTGGAGACGATGTCCACATTGTCATGTCACATAAACATGGAATTGATAATGATAAAATTCACAAACTTGCATGGGATGCATTTATGGCAGGTACTCAAGTTGCAAAGCAAGAAGGACTTTACGGAGCAGGACAAGATCTTCTAAAGGATTCATTTTCAGGAAATGTAAAAGGAATGGGTCCAGGTGTTGCAGAAATGGAATTTGAAGAAAGACCAAATGAAGCATTTACAGTTTTTGCTGCAGATAAAACAGAACCAGGCGCATTTAATTATCCAATTTACAGAATGTTTGTAGATAGTTTAAGTAACACAGGTTTGATCGTAAACAAGTCACTTGCAAGTGGAGTGATAATTAATGTAATGGATGTTGAAGAAGGTAAGATTGCAAAATTATCTTTGTGGGAAGACAAACCAACTATCGAAGCAGCGTTGATGTATCCAGGAAGATATGTTGTTTCAACAGTAACTACAAAGCAAGGAGAACCGATACTTGCAGCATCAACTGACAGACTACACAACATTGCAGGAACTTATGTAGGAAAAGATGATCCAATATTACTGATTAGAACACAAAAGAATTTTCCAGCGACTGAAGAAGTAGGAAGTGTATTTAACAATCCACATTATGTTGCAGGCAATACAAGAGGAAGTCACAACATGCCATTGATGCCAGTAAAACTAAATTCTGCAGCATCGATCAATTTTTGCATTCCAATTGTAGAGGCACTAGTCTTTAGCATGCATGATGGAAAGTTTACGGGCCCATTTGATGGATTTTCAACTCCTGATTGGGATTATGTCAGAGAGATCGCAACAAAAAAAGCACTTGCAATGAGAAGTCAAGGATTCATTCATCCAGCAACACTTGTTCCATCAGAATTAGAATATGCCGAAGGATATAGAGCAAGAATGGATATACTAGAAACCAAGATGGTTCCAATTGATGACACAATATCAAAGTCCGAAAAGAAAGAAAATTACGAAGACCCAGATTAA
- a CDS encoding ATP-dependent DNA ligase: MEFAILADAFSKMESTTKRLELTQHLVELFEKTPQNVISKIVYLLQGKLRPDFEGVELGVAERLAIRAIAKSAGSDSAEKKIEEEYRKSGDLGHAASKILEQKEQTTFMMQDITVERVYENLFTIAKLEGSKTQDRKMKYISGLLNDANPNEAKFILKILLGTLRLGVAENTVMDALAIAFTGNKENRKALEHAYNVSSDLGKVAETIASKGLEGIEEFEINLFNPIRPMLADRVKSEEEAIEKLGNIFAVEYKLDGERVQLHIEGEKVILFSRSLENITSYYPDIVEKIPKTIQAQKVILEAEAVAINENTGEFLPFQELMHRRRKYQVEKAVSQYPITVNFFDVLYYDGKSCLGLSYKERRNLLEKIVKEDDYAKHIPMSTVKSQEDIEEFLENSINAGCEGVMLKMLDKPYQAGSRGSYWLKLKREYRNELGDSLDLVVIGAFFGKGRRTGKYGTLLLASYDYDTDVFTSICKVGTGFTDEDLDQLYQILSNKVTIKKNPRIDSDMEADVWFEPELVIEVVASEITLSPIHKAARNEIRKDTGLALRFPKFTGKIRLEKDAEDASTNEEVLTLFKGQKKVAHDKNLM; encoded by the coding sequence GTGGAGTTTGCCATTCTAGCTGATGCATTTAGTAAAATGGAGTCAACTACAAAAAGACTAGAACTGACTCAACATCTAGTAGAGTTATTTGAAAAAACGCCACAAAACGTAATTTCAAAAATCGTTTATCTTTTACAAGGAAAACTCAGACCAGATTTTGAAGGAGTTGAATTGGGGGTAGCAGAAAGATTAGCAATAAGAGCAATTGCAAAATCGGCAGGCTCTGATAGTGCCGAGAAAAAAATAGAGGAAGAATATAGAAAGAGTGGAGATTTAGGACATGCTGCATCTAAAATTTTGGAACAAAAAGAACAGACAACATTCATGATGCAAGACATTACAGTTGAGCGAGTTTATGAGAACTTGTTTACAATTGCAAAGTTAGAAGGTTCAAAGACTCAAGATAGGAAAATGAAATACATCTCAGGGTTGCTAAACGATGCAAATCCAAATGAAGCCAAATTCATCTTAAAGATTTTACTTGGAACATTAAGACTAGGCGTAGCAGAAAACACAGTAATGGATGCTCTTGCAATTGCATTTACAGGAAATAAAGAAAACAGAAAAGCATTGGAGCATGCATACAATGTATCAAGTGATTTGGGTAAAGTTGCAGAAACAATTGCAAGTAAAGGACTCGAAGGCATAGAAGAATTTGAAATCAATTTGTTTAATCCTATACGACCAATGCTTGCAGATAGAGTGAAAAGTGAAGAAGAGGCAATTGAAAAACTAGGCAATATTTTTGCAGTAGAATACAAGCTTGATGGAGAAAGAGTTCAGTTACACATTGAAGGAGAGAAAGTGATATTATTTTCAAGAAGTTTAGAAAATATCACGAGTTATTATCCAGACATTGTAGAAAAAATTCCTAAAACAATTCAAGCACAAAAAGTAATTTTAGAGGCAGAAGCAGTAGCAATAAATGAAAACACTGGAGAATTTTTACCGTTCCAAGAACTGATGCATAGAAGAAGAAAATATCAAGTAGAAAAAGCAGTATCACAGTATCCAATTACTGTAAACTTTTTTGATGTATTGTATTACGATGGAAAAAGTTGTCTTGGATTATCATACAAAGAAAGACGAAATCTGTTAGAAAAAATTGTAAAAGAAGACGATTATGCAAAACACATACCAATGAGTACGGTAAAAAGTCAAGAAGACATAGAAGAATTTTTGGAAAACAGTATCAACGCAGGATGTGAAGGAGTGATGTTAAAGATGTTAGATAAACCATACCAAGCTGGGTCCAGAGGTAGTTACTGGTTAAAACTAAAAAGAGAATACAGAAATGAGCTCGGAGATAGTCTTGATCTAGTAGTAATAGGAGCATTTTTTGGAAAAGGTAGAAGAACAGGAAAGTATGGGACGTTACTTTTAGCTTCATATGATTATGATACGGATGTTTTTACAAGCATATGCAAAGTGGGGACAGGATTCACAGATGAAGACTTGGATCAGCTCTATCAAATATTATCAAATAAAGTAACAATAAAGAAAAATCCAAGAATAGATAGTGATATGGAAGCTGATGTTTGGTTTGAGCCAGAATTAGTAATTGAAGTCGTAGCATCAGAAATTACTTTAAGTCCAATCCACAAAGCAGCAAGAAATGAGATCAGAAAAGATACAGGATTGGCGTTAAGATTTCCAAAATTTACTGGAAAAATAAGATTAGAGAAAGATGCCGAGGACGCATCGACTAATGAAGAGGTATTGACCTTATTCAAAGGACAGAAAAAAGTAGCTCATGATAAAAATTTGATGTGA